Proteins encoded within one genomic window of Saccopteryx leptura isolate mSacLep1 unplaced genomic scaffold, mSacLep1_pri_phased_curated manual_scaffold_18, whole genome shotgun sequence:
- the LOC136386866 gene encoding histone H3.1-like, whose amino-acid sequence MARTKQTLRKSAGGKVPRRRLAKKVAGKSAPATGGLKKPHRYRPGTVALREIRRYQKSTELLIRKLPFQRLVREIAQDLKTDLRFQSSAVRALQEACEAYLVGLFQDTNLCAIHAKRLTILPKDVQLARRIRGERS is encoded by the coding sequence ATGGCTCGTACCAAGCAGACCTTGCGCAAGTCCGCAGGCGGGAAGGTTCCGCGCAGGCGGCTGGCCAAGAAGGTCGCCGGCAAGAGCGCGCCTGCCACCGGCGGCCTCAAGAAGCCGCACCGCTACCGGCCCGGCACGGTGGCCCTGCGCGAGATCCGCCGCTACCAAAAGTCCACCGAGCTGCTGATCCGCAAGCTGCCTTTCCAGCGCCTGGTGCGCGAGATCGCGCAGGACCTCAAGACCGACCTGCGCTTCCAGAGCTCGGCCGTGAGGGCGCTGCAGGAGGCGTGCGAGGCGTACCTGGTGGGGCTGTTCCAGGACACCAACCTGTGCGCCATCCACGCCAAGCGCTTGACCATCCTGCCCAAGGACGTCCAGCTGGCGCGCCGCATCCGCGGGGAGAGGTCGTAA